One Gossypium hirsutum isolate 1008001.06 chromosome A08, Gossypium_hirsutum_v2.1, whole genome shotgun sequence genomic window, ttaattgtgctattaaattactatagaaggaatattctgactaatgaaagacttggtatttaagagatccatgtgatccacctctcttccctgggaattgaactttgtgtgattttttagtacaataatttacacgcttccgaccctattggaactacAAGtgggtagtaatacaagttatttggagcagtcgctgcaacAAAAATCACTGCTATATGGTCTTTTTTGATTTCATCAATCAAAAGCTCTTGTTCCTCTTCTCTTCTATAATTTGTTTTTTCGTAAAACATATTTAAACTTCACATATCtacaaaccaaaattcaaatagttttcttttttaatctccATTATTGATCATCAAATCAACTCGAGTCTAAAGTATATTCTTCTACTCATCGATGGGTACTGATCCACTGTACCAGTCATCGAATAGTCGTTTAGAACTCGTTAACCAGActctaaaaataattaacagtctggctacttaaataaaaacttttaaatagtttaacgacttgaatgaaaaattttgaataattcaatgacttttttaactatttaaggttaagtgattaaaacataattttactaataatttaataacattgaATGAGatttatctaaaataaataaataaatattaatattgtatctttttataatttaattttattctaagtaAACTTAACCAAACTCGAGGTTGAAAATTTTTTACCGAACTTAAAACAAAGTAAATCTGATCCATTGATTCAAATAAATCACCCGAACTACGAAGAGGTTTATCCAACAAGTTCAGCTCGTACGACTACACAAAATTTTCTATGCATTTATTATTTGCATGATGTATTAAAAAAACTCCATTGTGTTACTATTCATGTTTGTCTAAACGTAAGTTGGTCCATTTTAAAACTTACATGAATTcatttacaatttataaataattagttcaaaaatgttttatgtttttacattattattttaaatgtttattagataagtcatattatttttaatttaatattaattttttttaatttattaaaattttaaattaaggcaTGTTGACTGTTTTTtatgtttacattataatattatatattattatagatccaatttttatatatataaaagataatgttaataaaattagaaaatgggTCAGATTAAATTCAATTCAAGCTTTAAAAAGTTAACTAAGTCTAACACTCtaacttatattttaaataaatacaattttttaatcCAAACCTAATAATTTTGTCCACTCTTCCAAATATTAGGCATAATTTCAATCTTTGGTGGGTAGTTGGGACTTTGGACAGGTCTATTTAACATCAAAGTTGATTAAGTCTAGGTTTACTCAAACTCACAACtattaataatttacaatatCATTGGtgctaataattattttttataatatctaGAATTAAGAGAGAGCAATTGGTTTAATTGGTTAATTAAGTTAGTTTTTTGAATTGACTCGACATTGACCAACTTTAGTTGAAAAAAACTAACCAAAACAAACCAACTTTGATTCGGTTAGTTTTGTCAATTTTTTTGATTAACCGATATTGGATTATTGGATTGAATTATATGAATAActatctattatatatcataAGATATAAACATGTTTctgaaacaatataaaataaatcgaTTTTTCAATCAGTTcgattataaaatttaaatattaataattagtcgaattaataaattaaaccatAATCAAAATCAACCAACTCAACGtaaatcaaaactaaaaaaaaactcatcaAATGAGTCGTTTTTCCTTTAAAACCGAAAATTATTCTCTTCTTAaagttatttataatttatttctagtttttaattaaaaaaataaacacgcTTTACAATGGAATTTATATCATTACCAAtgctcaaaatttaaatccgctAAAACTCACCTTGAAAAGTCAGCAAATAAGGTTGATGataatttaattagtattaagTCCACTAAAGTTTCCCTTTTTAGTTTAGttataaaactaaataaaatattagaaattagaAAAGGAGTAAAATTCCTTCTAGTCGTGTTGTCTAGCGGGTTATTATTTGCgctacttaattttattttcatttataatattagtaattaatatgatatattttagacattgactttttttttctaaaatcaaaattttaaacatgtttaatggttgaagcatattTCTTATTTAGCTTGGCGTTAACCCCAAGCAAGAATTGCATTTTGCAAGCGTAtgtgttaattaatttaatagacTTACAATTGTATTAGTGTTGAccgctctttcttttctttttagtaaCGAATTCAAAGTTAGATTGGTATTAGTTAATTAATTGCgactaacttttaaaattaacataataatatttttagtccttagtatttatatataaagttaatttaatattaattttaaaaattttaactcttaatatttatatattatgtaatttaatttttctttttgtacttttattttttttacccttttacttataaaattgagaaaattaaaattattaattaaatttgattaaaaatttacacaaaatattcaagataataattattatctttttttattcttttaaaagaaaccttaaatataaaaaattaaattaaaaaaattaaattacataatgtgtaaatgttgagagtgaattttttttagaattaggactaatttataaattttgaagattaaagtTACTactatatcaattttaaaagttatcgTTAGAGGTTGATgaccaaaaatgataaaattatataattaagtgataactttataattttataattaaataattttaaaaaaatttattgatagTTGAGTGATTATTATTACAATTTACCTAAAAGATATCAGTAAAAATTGGATTGGACTTTGGCGGGGGCGGGAGAGGAAGAAAAGGGTTTTCTTCggttattttaagtaaaaaaataaatatattgaaaaataattaataaaagaaaaaatagatatGCGCGCGTCCTTAACCCTTTAAGTACCGCCGGCATCTCCTCCATTTATTTACTTCAATCGCTgttctcatttccatttctctCCTCCCATCTCCGCCGCCTCCGCCTCCGCTTCCGCTTCCGTGTCAGTACTCTTTCTCTTTTCATCCCCTGCTCTGCATGTTTGAGCTGATTTACGTCTTTTAGCTTTTCTTCTTTAGATCCATGCATAATTCTCTgtactgttttttatttttttttatgtaagtTTTAAGATTGAAGCTTCAGTCTCAcgttttattgatttttatttaatttttcaagttTCAGAAGTAAAATCACTTAATGGATGATAGCTTTgaagtttaattttgttttggttgtaaattttctatgaaaaagagaagtctaaatgtgtttttttaaaacattgttcAGTATGTCTTGTTAGAATGCATTGAGGAAGGTGTTAATTGTATCAGTGTTATCTTGCATGTAATATTGAGACTTTACTTGATTGCAACTATTTTTTACATTTGTTAAATTGTTTGGTTTCtgctttataaatatttacttaaattcaatattttattgatttttcttaataattttgTTCTGATAATCCAAAAATTAGACAGATTTACTGAGATTGACATCTAGAAGACTTGTTTGGGCAACCAAGACCAAGTCATTATCGGCCATGGCAACTGTAAGTTCAATCAGCTGAAAATTCATGCTCTAACTGTATTTCatttgtattttgatagtgtactaattattttattttgagatGAGATTAGGAACACGATGAATATATGGGCAGTTTGAAGGCACAGTTAGCGAAATTGTTTGAAGTTTCGCTTAAAGTGACCGTTCCTAACGAGCTGGATGTAGAGCCATTGGTTGCTGCCTGTAATGGCAAATTTGGTGATTACCAGTGGTAagatatatatttctttttttacaaAAACAGACCAATTGCTATAGATGATGCTTTTTGTTGTTATAAAATGGTAGATTATTTGTTATTAGATGTAAGGGTTAATTCAACTTTTTGCATGGACTGGCTAATTTATGGCAAAAATGGGAATTTCTTTGGTGCAGTAACAATGCCATGGGCCTCTGGTCTAAAATAAAAGGGAAGGGTGCACCATTTCGTGGGCCTCCGGCAGTTGGAGAGGTGGGGATGATTTGATAGTGAAGGAGCATGTTTCCAGTATCATAGTTTGAATCAATAGATGATTGTTGgtttattcttttcatttccttgttTCTTTTGTTAGGCAATCAAAAATAATCTCCCATCCTCTGAAATGATCGAATCATGCTCCGTAGCTGGGCCTGGATTTGTAAACGTAGTGTTGTCAAAGAATTGGATGGCTAAGGTGTTTGCATGTTTCACCCTTTTTATTTATTGTCATCGACTCGCTTCCATGAATAGTTTTCTTTTATTCAGCTTGATTTGGCTTTATGTGTTTTGGCTATTGCATTGATCTTATAAGATAGCTTGGCTGTTTTCTTGTTTGACAGAGCATTCAAAAGATGCTAATTGAAGGTATTGATACGTGGGCACCATTGCCGCCAGTTAAAACAGCAGTTGTTGACTTTTCATCCCCTAACATAGCAAAAGAAATGCATGTTGGTCATTTGAGGTCTACGATTATTGGTGACACACTTGCTCGCATGCTAGAATTTTCGaaagtgaaagttcttcggcgGAACCATGTTGGTGACTGGGGGACACAGGTTGGTGTTGTTTCCTGATTGTACGCCGAAGGcattttttcttgtttttgctCAAGAAAGGATCAATCATTCATCTTATTGTGAAATGTGTATCTAATTTGTGTGTTGTAAACTGATTGAAACTGCAGCCTTTCATCTTATTTTAGTCTCTCTAAATCTGTCTTGCACTTCCATTTGTTCTTTTTAGCATGTGCCCTTCGATAAcgcctttttttaaaaaaactttccTATTTGTCTTGCAGTTTGGCATGCTGATTGAGTTCCTTTTTGAAAAGTTTCCAAACTTTGAAGACGCCACTGAAACAGCCATTGGAGATCTACAGGTGAGTGAATACTGTCTAATTCCTTTGAATTTGAACCTTAAGGCAAAATTTACTAAGCACAGTAGGCGGTAGCATGAACCCAGCAAATAACTGCTGATttgctttttaaaatttagagGCTATGCTTTTTTACAGGACCTGTCAACaacatatattattttgattGCTTTTAATGATGTTTTATCTGGAAATTGTTACATAATTAGGCAAATATCTCTTGAATAACTATTGTAACTGTgctcttttatttgttttgaacttttataaactatatacttttagatGGATTAAACCATATTTGAGCTTAGTAGTAATTCTTTTCTTTATCTTTGTGTTTCTCCCACAAACTAATCAATTGATTGTtgtaatcctaatttgaaatccTCTTACTTTCTTAGGCATTTTATAAAGCTTCAAAGCAGAGATTTGATGCTGATCCTGCATTTAAGGAGAGAGCTCAACAGGCAGTGGTGCGCCTTCAGGTAAAATTTTACCTTGTTAATTCTTTGTTGCTCTTCCCATCTGATTGTATTTGGATTTGTTAATACCTGACTTCTATTTGTGCCATTtgctatttttctttcattcaggGTGGTGAAGACAAATATCGCAGGGCATGGGCACAGATATGTCAAATCAGCCGGACTGAATTTCATAAGGTCTATCAACGGCTTGGAGTCCATCTAGAGGAAAAGGTGAGTAATATGCCTTAAACTCTATGTATTGATGATACTTAGGCCAGCTAAGGTAATTTTTCAAATCCTTATAAAATACTTTGTACGACATTCACTGGAGATCTCTTGATTTATGATTTACTTTCAAGTTGTCTTTATATTTTTCTCTTGCTATATAATCATCTTCAATCAACTACAAACTGTAAATATGTATGCTTATTGACTTTAACATTTATAATCACCTGATATATTGCACAAAAGCAGTTATACATGATTACACAATTTTAATGACTTTCTGCTGAGCTATTTGTTGTGAAGGAATTGTATCTTTTTGCTGAATGCAAGTTTCCTATAACCTCATTAAATTTGCGTAAACTAGCAAGCTTTGTTTGTAGTGCAAATGATCTCTGAATTTACATGTTCACGGATATTTCTTTGTTGCCAGGGGGAGAGCTTTTATAACCCATACATTCCAGGGGTAATAGAAGCATTGAATAAACAAGGATTAGTCGAGGAAAGTCAGGGAGCTCGAGTGATCTTTATTGAAGGCATTAATATACCTCTTATTGTGGTGAAGAGTGATGGTGGTTTCAACTATGCATCAACTGATCTGGCTGCTCTTTGGTAAGTTTTCTTCCGTGAATATGATGTTATGCGCCTCTATTGTTGTTTTTCATTTCTTGTGGAATATGTGAGACGAGCCATATTTACGTGCAGCTGGTTCGGTGACTTGAGTAGTGTCTAAACTTTAGATTATTTATTGCTTATTGTTTCCTTTTCCATGTTGATCTCACGGGGTACTTTGTTAACATTATACGAATTTGCTTTGAGGAGTTCATGTGTTACTGATTATGGCATATGTTTCATAAAGTTTACTGCTTACTGTGTTGATGATGGGACATGGAAGCCCAGGAATAGGAACTAATCAACTTATGCTTCAACTGTTTTACTTTTAATCTGTAGGTATCGCCTCAATGAAGAGAAAGCTGAATGGATTATATACGTTACTGATGTAGGCCAGCAGCagcattttgatatgtttttcaAAGTATGTTCTCAAAGCTGTTCCCGGAATTCTTTTGATGAGTTATCTTTTAAATCCATTACTAATGAAGTGAAACTTCCTTTTTTCTATTCTATTTGCTACAAATAGATTGATGCTTGCTAAATACCACACATTAAGGATCATAAAGTGTTATTCAAACTTTGGTTTACTTTTCAGGCAGCCAAACGTGCAGGGTGGCTTCCTCAAGGTGACAGTTCATATCCCAAAGCCAGCCATGTTGGTTTTGGCCTCGTCCTCGGAGAAGATGGAAAACGTTTTCGAACCCGTAACACTGAAGTTGTTCGACTAGTTGATCTACTTGATGAAGCCAAGGTTCGAAGTAAAGCAGCACTTATTGAGCGTGGTAAAACATTGAACCTTATCTCTGTTGTTACAAATGCTTCTCTGCTCTTACATTTGCAAAACTATTTGTGATGTGAGTGTTAATGCAATTTCTTGCTGTTGTTAAGCGTAGCCTTTCAACCTTTGAATTTGTTACATCTGAAATTGCTTTAATATGTGCTGATCAGGTAAGGGTGAAGAATGGACTGAGGAGGAGATCGAGAGTACTGCTGAAGCAGTCAGTTATGGTGCTGTAAAGTAAGCTATTTGTTACATTCGGACTTCTTTGTCTAATTCAAATGTTCTTGCTATTATCTTCTCTGTAGTTCGTGTTCatgttgttattgttttaatattcatGAATTCTGATTACAGGTATGCTGACTTGAAAAACAACCGGTTGACCAATTACACATTTAATTTTGACCAGATGCTTAATGATAAGGTTCCCAAATAATTTTTTCTCGTTTAAACTGCCAACTTTGAGCTAAACTCGTTTCATCATTTTGATTTGTAATTCATTCCCCTTCTAAAATTTTAATGGCAGGGCAACACTGCTGTTTATTTGCTATATGCTCACGCTCGAATCTGTTCAATCATCCGGAGGTCTGGTAAAGACATAGAGGAACTGAAGAACGTAAGTTCTCTCTCAAACTTAAGCTGTCGCTTTCTAAAGCTTTTAGCTCCATTTGCACTCATTTTTGTGCAATTATCAACATGAAAACCGGTTCCTTTTGTGGAGTGAATTGAGGTTCTATAGTTTAGTCTCTTTGAAACAGTGGAATATATTTTGCAATGTATTTGCAACGGGTCTTAATCGTCAACTTTCACTAAACAATGGAGTTGCATCTAGTTtcaatttatgtatgcttgcgtAAGAGTAGTAGTACTGCACTTTTCTAGCTGATTCAACGTCTGTAACTTTCGCCTTTGGTACCATTTGTTTTTAACAGAAGGGGACATTAGTATTGGGGCATAAGGATGAGCGTGATTTGGGGCTTCACTTGCTGCAGTTTGCTGAGGTAAGAACTATGACCCGATTTGCTCCTTGCTTCTTAACCAGGGCTCGGTTTTACAGAGTTTATCAAAACTTTCAGGTTGTCGAAGAGGCCTGCACCAATTTGCTGCCAAACGTTTTGTGTGACTACCTCTATAATTTATCTGAAATCTTCTCAAAGTTTTACAGTAACCCCGAGTGCAAGGTATGATCCATGTGattaaatacttagtttcttcGTGAAAATAATTTGTTGATCATCATCTTCCCTCACAAGACGTTAGAATAAACTAGCTTAGAAGATAAACCATTTCAACCATAAAATTACGATGATTTCATTGGCATAGCCAGTTTTTTTGTGAAACCGTTGTGATTgaacaaatattcattttgatttaactTGTGTATATTGATAAAATTTGTCAGGTTATTGGGTCAGATATGGAAACGAGTCGACTACTATTATGTGAAGCAACTGCTGTGGTTATGCGAAAATGCTTCGATCTCCTGGGAATCGCACCTATTTACAAGATTTGATCTTTGGTAATCTTGAAACCTCTTGAGAAAGGGttttaaattcatatatcaaatcaATTGTATACAGATCTCATTACTCCTACAAATCAACAGATACATGCGGTAAGCGTCTTCAATCCCGTTGTCGATGGAATTACGCCACGAGGTGCTTGGTTTAATTTTAGCATCTGTTCAGTTTGCTTGAGAAATTTCCAATTGTATGTTCATTTTGGATGACCTGCATTGCTATTTAAGCATATTTCAAAATTTCCTCATTGCAATTTAAGGATTTCGACAATCTGGACAAACTCCAAGTTTACAAACGGAATGCAATCTCGATGAAATGGTTGAACATGTTAATGCAATTTGAACCAACTCGAATAGTTAAGTTGGTTCATGCAGTTATCTTGAAAAGGTGGGTTCGGATTTAACATTTCTGATTTCTTCTTTATCAGATTGTAACATCTTTTGtacaaaaaaccctaaaccctaagctTTTATAATGGGGTATATTTAATGAACCCCCctaaaaaggatttttttttgttgCAATAAAACGAGATGTCGGCGTTTGCTACAATAATTATGTTATTGTATTTAAATAAATTACACATTTATTAAAAGACCAAAAATAGGACCAAGTATTGACGTAATAAAATGGGCAATCGGCGTTTTCATCCATGATATATGTATATCTTGAGATTAGTTGTTGTATTTtgaagattgaaattttaaaatttaaaaaatataatgtttAAATCTACAATTTTTGCAAAGTATAGGAACTAATAGCTGACTTTAACCATATTTTAATCCTCTATGAAAAATACTCATGATAGGATTTGAGcttaaaatattatcattttatcatGTTTGGATCATTTTAAATCCAaacctttaaattttaatcaaagtgcttgttttttagtgaaaatttgttaaaattttaacaatattaatgtGACCACTCACGTGACAGTCtacatataattaataaaaaataataataatattttaaatatcaacgaattttaaattattcataTTAGCAATGAAGTGCATGCGATATGAATTCAGTTAAACTTTCTGTACAAAAACAAAGAGTTAAACTTTCTGTACAAAAACAAAGAggaaaaaatgacaaaaaaaatacaaaccaaaataacaaaaagaatatTAGTGCTAAATTTATCTTTACCAATATCTTTTAACTTAAACATTTTCCACCCAAATCCTATTATAAAATCTAgtttaaaattaagttttaaaaatttaaaattatgttcTCTGCATAGAAGAGAACAAACATCCTTAACGGACAAAAAGGACCGGAATCGAGATACTTTATTAAATACAACTCATAAAAAATCCACTAAAATCCGGTCCGAACCACTATCAGTCTCAAACCCGTACAATCAAAGCTCAACCAGCCAGCCAACTATTACTGCTCCCTCTCACTCATTCTCCAGCTCCTAAAGCAGGAAAAAAAGCTTTATTCCCCTTTGCATTTTGAAAACAGTGAACTCCTCAAAGTGAAAAGGAAACACACACACATTACTGGCCTTAGTTCAAGTCTCTAGAAAGAAGAACGTTAGCAACTGTTCCCATAAAACCCactaatattaaagtaaaagagaaaaagattgtttgggttttttttattttggtttttttggaTGAACAATGGCTTCAGCATTCAAGCTTCTCTTTGCAGTTTCTTTGTTTACTTTACTTTTACGTATGTTTCTCTTTTCTcacaactttttttttccttgtatATTCATCTTTGCTTTTAGATCTTTGTTATATTTCTGGGTTTTTAATCTCTGGTTTTTGAATACccacatttcatttttttttaccattttttttgCTTGGACGTCATTGTTTTGATCTGGGTTTTTCTTAGTTTTGATTGCTTGTGTTCTTATTGTAAGAAATGTTATATGTTTGTAGACCATTGCATGATGTATGAGTATCCTAGCTGTTATTCATTTGCATTTAAGATGTAATGTGTTGGTTGGTGGATCCCTTGATATTGAATGCTAAATAATGTGTTTGTTCAGTGTTACTTGGATTCAGGAATGAGTGTTGGAAAGTGGTATGTGTATGAGATGAGTatgctcgatttttttttttcaaaatatatccATTTATTTAGAAGATTGTAACTCACATCTATGTCCGAATTTGTCGGGGAACCGACATTTCAAGGAAACAAAGACTTGAACTAATGTAGTGTATGATTATTAGTTGGTGGATCCCTTGATATTGAATGCTCAATCTCGTGTTTCTTCAACGTTACTTGGACTCGAGAATGAGTGTTGGATAGTGGTATGTGTATGAGATGAGTATGCTCgaattttttcaaagtttatcCGTGTATTTAGAAGATCGTATCTCATATCAGTGTCTGAATGTGTCTGAAAACTGGTATTTTAAGGAAAATGAAGACTCGAACTAATGTAGTGTATGATTATTAGTTCATTTCTAAGAATAGGTGACTTCACTCGAACTCAAATGAAGTTGAAAATTGATTTTGAACTTGATAATCTTGTACGGTGGATGTTCCAAATTTCGGACTATGTAGTATGTGATTCTTGCCCTTGTTATTGCAGCTCCTTCATGCTTGTTCTTGTTATGTTTTCGTTTCGAGACAATTGTCTGTAGTTGTTACTTGCACCTGTGTGATTGGTAAACTAAATTGGGTTAACGTTGACATGGATTCTTTATGTATCTCTTAAAACTGAGTTGCTAATGAAGCTTTGCAACGGAGATTATCTTAGCTTTTATCTAATTTCTGATCGGTATGGCAGGTTTCTGTAGGGGAAGCATAGTCGGAGTTTGCTACGGAAGGAATGCCGATGATCTTCCAACACCTGATAAAGTCGTAGAACTGATAAAACTTCACAACATTAAGTATGTTCGGATTTATGATTCTAATATCCAAGTGTTGAAGGCCTTTGCAAACACAGGAGTTGAACTTATGGTTGCAGTTCCGAATTCGGACTTATTAGCGTTCTCTCAGTTCCAATCGAATGCAGATTCATGGTTAAAGAACAGTATCCTTCCGTATTACCCGGCCACTAAGATCACATACATCACTGTAGGTCTTGAAGTCACTGAGAGCCCCAATAATGCCTCAGCTTTAGTTGTACCTGCTATGCACAATGTCCTTACAGCATTGAAAAAGGCTGGTTTACACAAAAGGATTAAAGTTTCGAGCACGCATTCTCTCGGGGTTTTGTCCCGATCATTCCCACCTTCTGCTGGGGCTTTCAATAGCAGCCATGCATCGTTCTTGAAACCGATGTTGGAATTCCTAGCTGAGAATCAATCACCATTTATGATTGATTTATATCCTTATTATGCTTATAGAGATTCTCCGCAAAAGGTCTCTTTGGATTATGCGATGTTCGAGTCATCCTCGGAAGTCATAGATCCAAATACTGGTCTACTTTACACGAACATGTTCGATGCTCAGATAGATGCCCTTTATTTTGCCTTGATGGCTTTAAATTTCAAAACGATTAAGGTTATGGTTACCGAAACCGGCTGGCCTTCCAAAG contains:
- the LOC107940213 gene encoding arginine--tRNA ligase, chloroplastic/mitochondrial, whose protein sequence is MATEHDEYMGSLKAQLAKLFEVSLKVTVPNELDVEPLVAACNGKFGDYQCNNAMGLWSKIKGKGAPFRGPPAVGEAIKNNLPSSEMIESCSVAGPGFVNVVLSKNWMAKSIQKMLIEGIDTWAPLPPVKTAVVDFSSPNIAKEMHVGHLRSTIIGDTLARMLEFSKVKVLRRNHVGDWGTQFGMLIEFLFEKFPNFEDATETAIGDLQAFYKASKQRFDADPAFKERAQQAVVRLQGGEDKYRRAWAQICQISRTEFHKVYQRLGVHLEEKGESFYNPYIPGVIEALNKQGLVEESQGARVIFIEGINIPLIVVKSDGGFNYASTDLAALWYRLNEEKAEWIIYVTDVGQQQHFDMFFKAAKRAGWLPQGDSSYPKASHVGFGLVLGEDGKRFRTRNTEVVRLVDLLDEAKVRSKAALIERGKGEEWTEEEIESTAEAVSYGAVKYADLKNNRLTNYTFNFDQMLNDKGNTAVYLLYAHARICSIIRRSGKDIEELKNKGTLVLGHKDERDLGLHLLQFAEVVEEACTNLLPNVLCDYLYNLSEIFSKFYSNPECKVIGSDMETSRLLLCEATAVVMRKCFDLLGIAPIYKI
- the LOC107940214 gene encoding glucan endo-1,3-beta-glucosidase 13; its protein translation is MASAFKLLFAVSLFTLLLRFCRGSIVGVCYGRNADDLPTPDKVVELIKLHNIKYVRIYDSNIQVLKAFANTGVELMVAVPNSDLLAFSQFQSNADSWLKNSILPYYPATKITYITVGLEVTESPNNASALVVPAMHNVLTALKKAGLHKRIKVSSTHSLGVLSRSFPPSAGAFNSSHASFLKPMLEFLAENQSPFMIDLYPYYAYRDSPQKVSLDYAMFESSSEVIDPNTGLLYTNMFDAQIDALYFALMALNFKTIKVMVTETGWPSKGSPKEKGATPDNAQTYNTNLIRHVLNDTGTPAKPGEELDVYIFSLFNENRKPGLESERNWGLFYPDKTSIYNLDFTGKGVLDMTNSTDGSKNGTTWCIASSKASEADLQNAIDWACGPGNVDCSAIQPSQPCFEPDNLASHASFAFNSYYQQNGPSDVACSFGGKGVKVDKDPSYDNCIYLTAGGINKTASSNMTATANTSSSAHTDVCSWICVFLLTTLIAVILNTGNVFHVSF